From the Roseiconus lacunae genome, one window contains:
- a CDS encoding sigma 54-interacting transcriptional regulator, whose translation MTSASGERLLDSHLRRERIMVAYLAVQNGPEKGRHFLLDPDRPMHVGRGSTCEIMLSDPVASRFHAVVYFEEGLWQVRDTGSRNGTLVNGQKIDSAQIIDQSLLKIGGTEILFVSPDEDTEVENAFQTIVQDISMAGHDEYDDPMRDIAHAGYLFDLYQLSLSMLRSENPTDIIDCVLELLRDRANADAVGLSFDIGDGRQRPHKVSPADFLDRVKIGKTILKRVIGKGEAIWVNDKRSGDYDDPEGLSKKLNWSDAIYVPLDTHEANIGVLHLYRDAPSFSEIDFELAVAAARLLAIGLQRALEHDSLKVEAKQIAQRNADTDELIGDSPVMVRLKEKITRVAKANGCVLVRGESGCGKELVARAVHRSSQRSKRPMLTVNCAAIPTELIESQLFGHKKGSFTGAEADHEGWFQQAHTGTLFLDEIGELTLEGQAKLLRILEGHPFLPVGGTQEVHVDVRVIAATNRDLAEFVREKRFREDLFYRLSVFELLIPPLRERGEDVDLLIEHFLNHFRSQHGRSKLGISPQAKKRLQEYMWPGNVRQLRNVIDSAVVMADGDAIEADDLGLRDAGVSRLDTFRLDEWEKRLINKALQRTDGNVPKAAKLLGISRATAYRKIAEYDIER comes from the coding sequence GTGACGAGCGCGTCTGGCGAACGATTGCTGGACAGTCACTTACGACGTGAACGAATCATGGTCGCATACCTCGCAGTTCAAAACGGTCCTGAAAAAGGCCGCCATTTCCTATTGGATCCTGATCGTCCGATGCATGTCGGGCGTGGCTCGACGTGCGAAATCATGTTGTCTGATCCGGTTGCCAGTCGCTTTCACGCGGTCGTTTACTTCGAAGAAGGCTTATGGCAAGTTCGCGATACCGGCAGCCGCAACGGGACGCTGGTGAACGGGCAAAAAATCGATTCGGCTCAAATCATCGACCAATCGTTGCTAAAGATTGGCGGCACTGAAATCTTGTTCGTCAGTCCCGACGAAGACACCGAGGTCGAAAACGCCTTTCAAACCATTGTGCAAGATATCTCAATGGCTGGCCACGACGAGTACGATGACCCGATGCGTGACATCGCCCACGCCGGGTACCTGTTTGACCTATATCAACTTAGCCTTTCGATGCTGCGTTCGGAAAACCCCACCGACATCATCGACTGTGTGCTCGAACTACTGCGCGACCGTGCCAATGCGGATGCAGTCGGTCTGTCGTTTGATATCGGTGACGGCCGTCAACGGCCCCACAAAGTCAGCCCGGCGGATTTTTTGGACCGAGTCAAAATCGGGAAAACAATTTTGAAGCGGGTGATCGGCAAGGGCGAAGCGATCTGGGTGAATGACAAACGCTCGGGAGATTACGACGACCCCGAAGGCTTATCGAAAAAGCTGAATTGGTCGGATGCGATCTATGTCCCGCTGGACACCCACGAAGCCAACATCGGTGTCCTGCATTTGTATCGCGACGCTCCGTCATTCAGTGAAATTGATTTCGAACTAGCCGTCGCCGCGGCTCGGCTACTTGCGATCGGCCTGCAGCGAGCCCTCGAACACGATTCGCTAAAGGTCGAAGCGAAGCAGATCGCCCAGCGGAATGCGGACACCGACGAGTTAATCGGTGACAGCCCCGTGATGGTTCGCTTGAAAGAAAAAATCACGCGTGTCGCCAAAGCAAACGGATGCGTACTGGTTCGTGGAGAAAGCGGCTGCGGCAAGGAATTGGTCGCCCGCGCGGTGCACCGCAGCAGCCAGCGATCGAAGCGACCGATGCTGACCGTCAACTGCGCGGCGATTCCCACGGAACTGATCGAAAGCCAGTTGTTCGGTCACAAGAAAGGCTCCTTTACCGGGGCGGAAGCCGATCACGAAGGTTGGTTCCAACAGGCCCACACCGGAACGCTGTTCCTGGATGAAATCGGCGAACTTACCCTCGAAGGACAAGCCAAGCTGCTGCGGATTCTCGAAGGGCACCCGTTTCTTCCCGTCGGCGGAACCCAAGAGGTCCACGTCGACGTTCGTGTGATTGCGGCGACGAACCGAGACCTCGCCGAATTTGTCCGCGAGAAGCGTTTTCGTGAAGACCTGTTCTATCGTCTCAGCGTCTTCGAACTGCTGATTCCTCCTCTACGCGAACGAGGCGAAGACGTCGACTTGTTGATTGAGCATTTCCTCAATCACTTCCGCAGCCAACACGGGCGTTCCAAACTGGGGATCTCTCCCCAAGCGAAAAAGCGACTCCAAGAATACATGTGGCCCGGAAATGTTCGGCAGCTTCGCAACGTCATTGACAGCGCCGTCGTCATGGCAGACGGCGATGCGATCGAAGCAGACGACCTGGGATTGCGCGACGCCGGTGTCAGTCGACTCGATACATTCCGCTTGGATGAATGGGAAAAACGCCTGATCAATAAGGCACTCCAACGCACCGATGGAAACGTCCCCAAGGCGGCTAAGCTTTTGGGCATCAGTCGTGCGACGGCCTATCGAAAAATCGCCGAATACGACATCGAGCGTTAA
- a CDS encoding carbon starvation CstA family protein, with translation MSTLVVAVLSMVGFVVAYNTYGKWLAKRLFALTDDAVMPSTECRDDVDFVPTRKSIVFGHHFTSIAGTGPIVGPALAVFWGWLPALLWVIFGSILIGGVHDLAALVISIRNRGQTIGQAAGRLISTRAKVLFLIVLALALSVVLAVFGLVIANIFKLYPESVLSVWIAMPIAVVIGLRYRQGGGLVIPSLVGLALLYVAVYVGAYWLPLDIAGWLPQEGSYMTPVVVWTVALLAYAFIASVLPVWLLLQPRDYINSLQLFVALALLVGGLAVASLTGQANLSESAPAIAQEVPADAPSMFPFLFITIACGACSGFHCLVSSGTTSKQLEKATDAQAVGYGSMLLEGMLAVLVILACSAGVGMGTLTRNVVTAETATADAPVGTVQIVRGETKGQQAWRDYYRTGVNGEKDAGWGKQSLARKLRAFIDGGGNFLSTLGIPLRMAIATMAVLVACFAATTLDTATRLQRYVLSELALSANAKPLANKYVATAIAVGIGLAIAVFAGDTPGEGGLMLWPLFGATNQLLAGLALMVAVVYLARRSKPVAVVMFPMIMMLLMPAWAITSDLYYRWLPEGKWVLSIFGISIMVLQIWMVIEGILILRRCRGVIEPPIEVSVPQATA, from the coding sequence ATGAGTACCCTGGTTGTCGCAGTTCTTTCGATGGTGGGTTTCGTCGTCGCCTACAACACGTACGGCAAATGGTTGGCGAAACGTTTGTTTGCGTTGACCGATGACGCGGTGATGCCGAGCACCGAATGCCGTGACGACGTTGACTTTGTCCCGACGCGAAAATCGATTGTCTTTGGGCACCACTTCACAAGCATCGCGGGGACCGGCCCCATCGTCGGTCCAGCCTTGGCGGTGTTTTGGGGTTGGTTGCCGGCGCTATTGTGGGTGATTTTTGGGTCGATACTGATCGGCGGCGTTCACGACCTTGCCGCACTGGTGATTTCGATCCGCAATCGAGGGCAAACGATCGGGCAGGCCGCCGGGCGGCTGATTTCAACGCGCGCAAAGGTGCTGTTCCTTATCGTACTCGCGCTCGCCCTGTCGGTCGTCCTGGCCGTCTTCGGCTTGGTGATCGCGAACATCTTCAAGCTGTACCCCGAATCGGTGCTAAGCGTTTGGATCGCGATGCCGATCGCGGTCGTGATCGGCCTGCGTTATCGCCAAGGTGGCGGATTGGTGATTCCAAGCTTGGTCGGGTTGGCGTTACTTTATGTTGCCGTCTACGTCGGTGCTTACTGGCTGCCGCTGGACATCGCGGGCTGGCTACCCCAGGAGGGCAGCTACATGACCCCGGTTGTAGTTTGGACCGTTGCGCTATTGGCGTACGCGTTTATCGCATCGGTGTTGCCGGTCTGGCTATTGTTGCAACCGCGTGATTACATCAACAGCCTGCAGCTGTTTGTCGCCCTGGCGTTGCTTGTCGGTGGTCTTGCGGTCGCTTCGCTGACCGGTCAAGCCAATTTGTCGGAATCGGCACCGGCGATCGCCCAAGAAGTCCCCGCGGACGCACCGAGCATGTTTCCGTTCTTGTTCATCACGATCGCCTGCGGTGCTTGTAGCGGATTTCACTGCTTGGTCAGCAGTGGGACCACCAGCAAACAACTTGAGAAAGCGACCGATGCCCAAGCGGTCGGTTACGGAAGCATGCTCCTGGAAGGGATGCTGGCCGTGCTCGTCATCTTGGCGTGTTCAGCCGGCGTCGGAATGGGAACATTGACCCGAAACGTCGTCACGGCCGAAACGGCGACGGCCGATGCGCCTGTGGGGACGGTGCAGATCGTGCGCGGAGAAACCAAAGGGCAACAAGCGTGGCGGGACTACTACCGAACCGGCGTCAACGGCGAGAAAGACGCCGGTTGGGGCAAGCAATCTCTGGCAAGGAAACTGCGAGCCTTCATCGACGGCGGTGGTAACTTTTTATCAACGCTGGGCATTCCGCTGCGAATGGCGATCGCAACGATGGCAGTACTGGTCGCCTGCTTTGCCGCCACCACGCTCGATACCGCGACGCGACTTCAGCGCTACGTGCTCAGCGAACTCGCTCTTTCGGCAAACGCAAAACCACTTGCCAATAAATATGTCGCCACCGCTATTGCCGTGGGCATCGGACTGGCAATCGCCGTCTTTGCCGGCGACACACCCGGCGAGGGCGGCCTGATGCTTTGGCCCCTGTTCGGCGCGACGAACCAGTTGCTGGCAGGATTGGCACTGATGGTCGCGGTCGTTTATTTGGCGCGGCGCAGTAAACCGGTTGCCGTGGTGATGTTCCCGATGATCATGATGCTGCTGATGCCAGCCTGGGCGATCACGTCGGACCTGTACTACAGATGGCTTCCGGAAGGGAAATGGGTGCTGTCAATCTTTGGCATTTCGATCATGGTCCTACAAATCTGGATGGTGATCGAAGGCATTCTGATCCTGCGGCGATGTCGGGGCGTGATCGAACCACCGATCGAGGTATCGGTCCCCCAGGCAACCGCCTAG
- a CDS encoding NAD(P)/FAD-dependent oxidoreductase, with protein sequence MSDSIEKTIIIGSGPAGWSAAIYAARANLDPVVYEGTVKAEMIPLGQLAYTTEVENYPGFPAGNIRAFVESAVDENRHYNLPAIPGPEHSRGKGKSRFSLSDITPHYAVQGIELMELMKQQAMNFGTRVVGEDILSVDFSGDVKKLTTSGGNTVEAKTVIIATGARANYLGLPSEEAYKNKGVSACAVCDGALPVFRAKPLAVVGGGDSAVEEAVYLANLKDAKTIYMLIRRDEMRASKVMQERAKTHPNIEILWNSTVEEVVGDGNLVTGLKVKSTKDGSISDLDVGGMFVAIGHTPNTGFLDGAVEMKDSGYIVWKKPFRTNTSVEGVFAAGDVADDYYRQAITSSGTGCMAALDAERYLAEQE encoded by the coding sequence GTGAGCGACTCGATCGAAAAAACTATCATCATCGGCAGTGGGCCCGCCGGGTGGTCTGCCGCGATTTATGCCGCCCGAGCAAATTTGGATCCGGTGGTTTATGAAGGGACCGTCAAGGCGGAGATGATTCCGCTCGGCCAGCTAGCCTACACCACCGAGGTCGAAAACTATCCCGGTTTTCCGGCCGGAAACATCCGTGCCTTCGTCGAATCCGCGGTCGACGAAAACCGTCACTATAACTTGCCCGCAATTCCAGGCCCGGAACATTCACGCGGCAAAGGCAAGTCGCGTTTCAGCCTTAGCGATATTACCCCGCACTACGCAGTGCAGGGGATTGAGTTGATGGAACTGATGAAGCAACAGGCGATGAACTTCGGGACCCGAGTGGTTGGGGAAGACATCCTGAGCGTGGATTTTTCCGGTGACGTCAAAAAGCTGACCACCAGCGGCGGTAACACCGTCGAAGCGAAGACGGTGATCATCGCCACCGGTGCCAGGGCGAATTACCTGGGCTTACCCAGTGAAGAAGCCTATAAAAACAAAGGCGTCAGCGCTTGTGCGGTTTGCGACGGGGCGTTGCCGGTCTTCCGTGCCAAGCCACTTGCCGTTGTCGGTGGCGGTGACTCGGCCGTCGAGGAAGCGGTTTACTTGGCGAACTTGAAAGATGCCAAGACGATTTACATGCTGATCCGCCGCGACGAAATGCGTGCCAGCAAGGTCATGCAGGAACGCGCCAAGACGCACCCCAACATTGAAATCCTTTGGAACTCTACCGTCGAAGAAGTCGTCGGCGATGGAAACCTGGTGACCGGCCTGAAGGTCAAAAGCACGAAAGATGGCTCGATCAGTGACCTCGACGTGGGCGGCATGTTTGTCGCCATCGGGCATACCCCGAATACCGGGTTCCTTGACGGAGCGGTCGAGATGAAAGATAGCGGCTACATCGTCTGGAAAAAGCCATTCCGGACGAATACATCGGTCGAAGGTGTCTTTGCCGCCGGCGATGTTGCCGACGATTACTATCGTCAAGCCATCACATCGTCGGGCACCGGTTGTATGGCCGCTCTTGACGCCGAACGCTACCTTGCCGAGCAAGAGTAG
- a CDS encoding S1 RNA-binding domain-containing protein produces MAVDLEAIARRGRCDVSSLKLALPLLEQGYEAPFLARYRRDELGGVDESTLWALKAAVQQDEAIATFRDELYSTWESSPLQDPAIGDAIRKSGSNRTLGRLSKRLRQETATGVDSDTNRLAVRLLNPQKGDSEDAKAVAEALEAITDADAAVAGLDSALPNRLAGDPRVISAAVRWLSRNAKIHISNVHDPHIGGNDPDDDQDHDGESAEKSSSDNASSDQPSAETENAAPASDPPTNAATSAEQPQAVSEPEASSEAATPDQSSQESTEQSSAETPEQSPQGSTEQSSQEGIEQSSEMPAASQSEPASSDTSTEDSLETTSDLPSFKDEAKDHEVVKESKKPPAPKKKKKISPRQRRRRWLVSVLKPLEGKRLPASKLSAFQVVMLGRALRSQVAVCSFEYDAAKLVAEIKKSVVGLNRKLESTLSDLVMQHEADIREAAEAAWWDELHERASTRLVGVVTDHLRKHINRGPLDAKVVMSIDAVGPKTAATAIVNTDGRVLHGEDLPCQLTGNVRSQAVAKMGELIHQYNVDLVIVSNGPARRACLIALGDLISQSPDGSIRWTVADRTGADTYSSSDVANSEMRSTPRRFRAAAWIAFSILHPSQAYAKVDPLRLRLASFQSELADDALEISLGHLMASGASRGGVDVNAAAMPWLEQLPGVNKSVAGAIVKKRESDLFKARNELLEVEGWDSAVQSRQALPFLRVFGSDEELDGTLIHPDDYALAKKLASALSIELPPNTPPGYEAPSYEKPVAEPKLVDATTPAAPAPVEDFDTAGDKASEFKLADGGSETGETSEAEADAATTSPEAEPSDATDSATTTEAVSSDSTSDQTPAGESAESDSGNADPAESAASESPTAEGADSGSDAAASPQQSDETQPTVEPIRRPRPEQAKIDKCIKEWQVGRYRVSQLVDWLCDPFGEAATSGPAPGVLNTMPTLKTLNPGDQVIGVVVGVMSFGVFVELAPDCSGLIHVSRLSDGYVEDLNEAIQVGDVITAWVTGIDEKRRRVGLSALSPQREAELEQERQGRDGGRGRGQGGGRGQGGRGQSGRGQGGRGQGGRGQGQGSQGGQAQGGQGGRGQGTGRGQGGQQNRGGGQRSGQGQSGGRGRGQGGQGQRGGRGKPHDRGRKSHRPESYRVVAKPEAKPISDAMQKGDEPLRSFGDLMQFYSKQGDSETANTTPKKPAKDSTPAEQPPAEPKAAEQSTPQPPASPEANAPATEPAPAASSNDAGEGQATETKE; encoded by the coding sequence ATGGCTGTCGATCTAGAAGCGATCGCTCGACGTGGGCGTTGCGATGTATCGAGTCTGAAACTTGCCCTGCCACTGCTCGAGCAAGGTTACGAGGCTCCTTTCTTGGCCCGCTATCGCCGCGATGAACTTGGCGGAGTCGACGAGTCGACGCTTTGGGCACTCAAGGCCGCAGTTCAGCAAGACGAAGCGATTGCGACGTTTCGGGACGAACTGTACTCGACCTGGGAATCCTCGCCATTGCAGGACCCTGCGATCGGAGATGCGATTCGAAAGAGCGGTTCCAACCGTACGCTCGGACGATTGTCCAAACGACTTCGCCAAGAAACCGCGACGGGGGTCGATTCGGATACCAATCGCCTGGCCGTTCGTTTGCTTAACCCACAGAAGGGCGATAGCGAAGACGCCAAAGCGGTGGCCGAAGCATTAGAAGCGATCACCGATGCGGACGCAGCCGTGGCCGGACTCGATTCCGCCCTGCCAAATCGACTCGCCGGTGACCCTCGCGTGATCAGCGCCGCGGTGCGTTGGCTAAGCCGAAACGCGAAGATTCATATTTCCAACGTTCATGACCCACACATCGGCGGAAACGATCCCGATGATGACCAGGATCATGACGGCGAATCCGCCGAGAAAAGTTCGTCAGACAATGCTTCGTCAGACCAGCCATCGGCTGAAACGGAGAACGCCGCCCCCGCTTCGGATCCACCCACCAATGCGGCGACATCGGCCGAACAGCCCCAGGCGGTAAGCGAGCCAGAGGCGTCGAGCGAGGCTGCTACGCCCGACCAAAGTTCTCAAGAAAGTACTGAACAAAGTTCGGCAGAAACTCCTGAACAGAGTCCTCAAGGAAGCACGGAACAGAGCTCCCAAGAAGGCATTGAGCAGAGTTCGGAGATGCCTGCCGCATCCCAGTCGGAACCAGCGTCTAGCGACACTTCGACCGAGGATTCTCTAGAAACGACGTCCGACCTGCCGAGCTTCAAAGACGAAGCCAAGGATCACGAGGTTGTCAAAGAATCGAAAAAGCCGCCGGCGCCGAAGAAGAAAAAGAAGATTTCGCCCCGCCAGCGTCGTCGCCGCTGGTTGGTCAGCGTGCTCAAACCACTCGAAGGCAAACGTTTACCGGCAAGTAAGCTGAGCGCGTTCCAAGTGGTCATGCTTGGCCGGGCTTTGCGAAGCCAGGTCGCAGTGTGCTCGTTTGAGTACGACGCGGCGAAACTGGTTGCCGAAATCAAAAAGTCGGTCGTCGGATTAAATCGCAAATTGGAATCCACCCTGTCCGATCTTGTGATGCAGCACGAAGCGGACATCCGCGAAGCTGCCGAGGCGGCTTGGTGGGACGAACTACACGAGCGTGCGTCCACCCGTTTGGTCGGCGTCGTCACCGACCACCTGCGCAAGCACATCAACCGTGGACCGCTGGACGCCAAAGTCGTGATGTCGATCGACGCTGTCGGTCCCAAGACGGCGGCGACCGCAATCGTCAACACGGACGGTCGCGTACTGCACGGTGAAGACTTGCCATGCCAATTAACGGGCAACGTGCGTAGCCAAGCGGTTGCCAAAATGGGCGAGCTGATTCACCAGTACAACGTGGACTTGGTGATTGTCAGCAATGGCCCGGCCCGCCGCGCCTGTTTAATCGCGCTCGGTGATTTGATCAGCCAATCTCCCGATGGCTCGATCCGCTGGACCGTCGCCGACCGCACCGGCGCCGACACCTACTCCAGCAGCGACGTCGCGAACTCGGAAATGCGATCCACCCCGCGACGATTCCGAGCGGCTGCCTGGATCGCGTTTTCAATCCTGCATCCCTCCCAGGCATACGCCAAGGTCGATCCATTGCGATTGCGTTTGGCTTCGTTCCAAAGCGAACTCGCCGACGACGCGCTGGAGATTTCGCTTGGCCATTTGATGGCCAGTGGGGCTTCCCGGGGCGGAGTGGATGTGAACGCCGCCGCGATGCCGTGGCTGGAACAACTACCCGGCGTCAATAAATCAGTCGCTGGCGCGATCGTTAAGAAACGCGAAAGCGATCTCTTCAAAGCAAGAAACGAGTTGCTGGAGGTCGAAGGCTGGGACTCTGCGGTTCAATCGCGACAAGCCCTGCCGTTCCTGCGCGTTTTTGGTAGCGACGAAGAGCTCGACGGAACGCTGATTCATCCTGACGATTATGCGTTGGCGAAAAAACTTGCCTCAGCACTTTCGATCGAACTGCCACCGAACACGCCGCCAGGATACGAAGCCCCCTCCTACGAAAAACCGGTCGCCGAGCCGAAGCTGGTAGACGCGACAACTCCGGCCGCCCCGGCACCCGTGGAAGACTTTGACACCGCCGGTGACAAAGCATCCGAGTTCAAGCTAGCGGACGGCGGATCCGAGACGGGTGAAACGTCCGAAGCGGAAGCCGACGCCGCTACCACATCGCCGGAAGCAGAACCTTCCGATGCAACCGATTCGGCGACGACCACCGAGGCTGTCTCATCAGATTCAACTTCTGATCAAACGCCCGCCGGCGAATCTGCCGAGTCGGATTCCGGCAACGCCGATCCCGCGGAATCGGCGGCAAGCGAAAGCCCCACTGCCGAAGGCGCCGACAGCGGTAGCGACGCTGCTGCTTCACCTCAGCAATCCGACGAGACACAACCGACGGTCGAGCCGATCCGTCGCCCGCGGCCCGAACAAGCGAAGATCGATAAGTGCATCAAAGAATGGCAAGTCGGTCGCTACCGCGTGTCACAACTGGTCGATTGGCTTTGTGATCCCTTCGGTGAAGCCGCCACCAGTGGGCCCGCTCCAGGTGTGCTCAACACCATGCCGACACTCAAGACCCTCAATCCTGGCGATCAAGTGATCGGTGTGGTCGTCGGCGTGATGAGCTTTGGCGTCTTCGTTGAACTCGCGCCCGATTGCAGCGGATTGATCCATGTGAGCCGCCTGAGCGATGGCTATGTCGAAGACCTAAACGAAGCGATCCAGGTCGGCGATGTCATCACTGCCTGGGTCACCGGCATCGATGAAAAACGTCGCCGTGTCGGCCTGAGTGCGCTCTCACCGCAGCGTGAGGCCGAATTGGAACAGGAACGCCAAGGCCGAGATGGCGGCCGTGGTCGTGGCCAGGGCGGCGGGCGTGGGCAAGGTGGCCGTGGCCAATCCGGTCGAGGCCAGGGTGGTCGCGGACAAGGCGGCCGTGGCCAGGGACAAGGTTCCCAAGGCGGTCAGGCTCAAGGTGGCCAAGGCGGTCGCGGACAGGGCACCGGACGTGGCCAAGGCGGACAACAAAACCGCGGCGGAGGACAACGTTCCGGCCAGGGACAATCCGGCGGACGCGGTCGTGGGCAAGGCGGCCAAGGACAACGTGGCGGACGCGGCAAACCGCACGATCGCGGTCGCAAATCACACCGACCAGAATCGTATCGCGTGGTTGCCAAGCCTGAAGCAAAGCCAATCTCCGATGCGATGCAAAAAGGCGACGAACCGCTGCGGTCCTTCGGTGACCTCATGCAGTTCTACTCCAAACAAGGTGACTCGGAGACGGCAAACACAACACCGAAAAAACCTGCCAAGGATTCGACGCCCGCCGAACAACCCCCGGCTGAACCGAAAGCCGCCGAGCAGTCGACGCCACAACCACCTGCGTCTCCAGAGGCAAACGCCCCCGCCACTGAACCAGCACCGGCCGCTTCGTCCAACGACGCCGGTGAGGGTCAAGCGACGGAGACGAAGGAATGA
- a CDS encoding ParA family protein has product MRSIAVINQKGGVGKTTSSVNLAAALAKTGRRVCVMDLDPQAHASLHFGITAVGDQPSMYEILCGDASIEQARCKVNDCLSVVPSNLDLAAAELELAGEVGREMILRDRLEDDAEPFDYLILDCPPSLGVLTINALVAVDEVFLPLQPHFLALHGLSKLLRTVEVVSRRLNSKLRLSGVMLCMYDSNTRLAAEVSTDIDEFFQATGGGRAFFRGAKFFNTRIRRNIRLAEAPSFGQSIFEYSPDSNGAVDYHALAEEVIEQEAAAVVTPERMAA; this is encoded by the coding sequence ATGCGCTCAATCGCGGTAATCAACCAAAAAGGTGGTGTCGGGAAAACAACTAGCTCGGTCAATTTGGCCGCCGCACTGGCTAAAACCGGACGCCGGGTGTGTGTGATGGACCTGGATCCGCAAGCACACGCGTCGCTACATTTCGGGATCACAGCCGTCGGCGATCAACCCAGCATGTACGAGATCCTGTGTGGTGATGCGTCGATCGAACAAGCTCGGTGCAAAGTCAATGATTGCCTTTCGGTCGTCCCCAGTAATCTCGATTTGGCCGCCGCCGAGTTAGAGCTTGCCGGCGAAGTCGGGCGGGAAATGATCTTGCGCGATCGCCTGGAAGATGACGCCGAGCCGTTCGATTATCTGATCCTTGATTGCCCACCTAGCTTGGGTGTCCTGACGATCAACGCCTTGGTCGCCGTCGACGAAGTCTTCTTGCCGCTTCAGCCTCACTTTTTAGCACTGCACGGTCTAAGCAAGCTGCTGCGGACTGTCGAAGTCGTCTCGCGACGACTGAACAGCAAGCTGAGGCTTTCCGGTGTGATGCTTTGTATGTACGACAGCAATACTCGCCTGGCCGCCGAAGTCAGTACGGATATTGACGAGTTCTTTCAGGCAACCGGAGGCGGTCGCGCGTTCTTCCGAGGGGCCAAGTTTTTCAATACCCGGATCCGACGGAATATCCGTCTAGCCGAAGCGCCCAGTTTCGGGCAATCGATCTTCGAGTACTCGCCCGACAGCAACGGCGCCGTCGACTATCACGCACTCGCCGAAGAAGTGATCGAGCAGGAAGCGGCTGCCGTGGTAACGCCGGAACGCATGGCGGCATAA
- a CDS encoding N-formylglutamate amidohydrolase, with the protein MSILITCELGGFRIPEWVASRDSAADRSAGGITAGGITAGVPDVHGPWCGIAFGEADLCGREAAIQLSSRLQVPCLLQPFSPALVDVTRPTESRRVFGARGRQLSGTQQARLLDECYHSYWRRVEAAVTQILEHFTFVVHLSVHSFVPHRKGRFLRTDVGLLYDSSREHESDLCADWIDEVYFEFGNLRVRRNYPTRGDRNALHGKLRQRFSADQYVGIEVALNRWWAGRSSTRREEAIAALADCCAETLGLPSSLPS; encoded by the coding sequence GTGTCGATTTTGATCACCTGTGAATTGGGCGGCTTTCGAATCCCTGAGTGGGTGGCGTCCCGCGATTCTGCGGCGGATCGCAGTGCCGGCGGGATCACTGCCGGCGGTATCACTGCCGGCGTTCCCGATGTGCACGGTCCGTGGTGCGGCATCGCGTTTGGCGAGGCCGACCTGTGCGGCCGCGAAGCCGCGATCCAGCTGAGTAGCCGATTGCAGGTGCCCTGTTTGCTTCAGCCATTTTCGCCTGCCCTCGTTGATGTGACCCGGCCCACGGAGAGTCGCCGCGTCTTTGGCGCCCGGGGTCGCCAGCTTTCCGGCACCCAGCAAGCTCGTTTGCTCGACGAGTGCTACCATTCGTACTGGCGACGCGTCGAGGCTGCCGTGACGCAGATATTGGAGCACTTTACGTTTGTCGTTCATCTATCCGTTCACAGCTTTGTCCCGCATCGCAAAGGACGTTTCCTGCGTACCGATGTGGGGTTGCTTTACGATTCATCGCGCGAGCATGAGTCGGATTTGTGTGCCGACTGGATTGATGAGGTTTACTTCGAGTTCGGCAACTTGCGGGTGCGTCGTAATTATCCTACTCGTGGCGATCGAAATGCCTTGCATGGCAAGTTGCGGCAACGTTTTTCTGCCGATCAATATGTTGGGATCGAGGTCGCGTTGAATCGTTGGTGGGCTGGCCGAAGCAGCACGCGACGTGAAGAAGCGATCGCCGCACTTGCGGATTGCTGCGCAGAAACCCTTGGCCTGCCGTCATCGCTTCCTTCGTGA
- a CDS encoding class I SAM-dependent methyltransferase produces the protein MAHQYTDAVASHYAAYRPPLHELILMRVIGNQTRFCDGLDVGCGTGRSSVALAKYCERVCAVDPSESMLAAAIPHRSIRYHQGSAEAIPIPDRSIDVVTFAGSLSYANRLATLKELARVCRADASIVPYDFSMLIDDVLRPFGLADQSPDSTYDHRAGFSGVSAVVQVLADQERISLEIEPVNLAHVLLADERRYDAFAKLFGTTSPLTALASALAKGLDAGKQKTIEADLFYSLYRFDR, from the coding sequence ATGGCCCATCAATACACCGACGCTGTCGCGTCGCATTACGCCGCCTATCGCCCCCCGTTGCATGAGCTGATCTTAATGCGTGTGATTGGCAATCAGACTCGCTTTTGCGACGGGCTTGATGTCGGCTGTGGCACCGGTCGCTCGTCGGTTGCGTTGGCTAAGTATTGTGAACGGGTTTGTGCGGTCGATCCAAGTGAGTCGATGCTTGCTGCCGCGATTCCCCATCGATCAATCCGCTACCATCAAGGTTCGGCTGAGGCGATTCCTATACCCGATCGCTCGATCGATGTGGTGACGTTTGCCGGTTCGCTCTCTTACGCGAATCGACTGGCGACACTGAAGGAGCTTGCGCGGGTATGCCGGGCCGATGCTTCGATCGTACCCTACGATTTTTCCATGCTAATCGACGACGTCTTGCGGCCCTTCGGCTTGGCCGATCAATCGCCCGACTCGACCTACGACCATCGTGCGGGTTTTTCTGGAGTGTCAGCGGTAGTCCAAGTTTTGGCCGATCAAGAACGCATCAGTCTTGAAATCGAACCGGTCAATCTGGCCCACGTTTTATTGGCAGATGAACGTCGATACGACGCTTTTGCCAAGCTCTTTGGTACGACGTCGCCCTTAACTGCCCTCGCGAGTGCGTTGGCTAAGGGGCTCGACGCAGGCAAGCAAAAGACGATCGAGGCGGATTTGTTTTATTCGCTTTATCGGTTTGATCGGTAG